Proteins encoded within one genomic window of Leptolyngbya sp. SIO1E4:
- a CDS encoding Uma2 family endonuclease, translating to MTGFVVAIPPSTQLTDDQFYDLCRANPDLKIERTAKGELILMPPTGGETGQYNFEIAVDFGIWNRQAKLGVAFDSSTCFKLPNGADRSPDIAWVRQARWDALSPEAREKFPPLAPDFVLELMSPSDALATVQAKMQEYLDNGVQLGWLINRKDQQVEIYCPERPIETLTAPATLSGEAVLPGFVLDLSRLWVG from the coding sequence ATGACGGGTTTTGTCGTTGCGATTCCACCCTCCACTCAACTGACGGATGATCAGTTCTATGACCTGTGTCGGGCAAATCCTGACCTTAAGATTGAGCGTACTGCAAAGGGAGAACTGATTCTGATGCCTCCGACAGGTGGCGAAACCGGGCAATACAATTTTGAGATTGCAGTCGATTTTGGTATTTGGAATCGTCAGGCTAAGTTAGGGGTTGCGTTTGATTCTTCGACCTGTTTCAAACTCCCCAATGGAGCTGATCGCTCTCCCGATATCGCTTGGGTTCGTCAAGCCCGTTGGGATGCTTTATCGCCGGAAGCCCGCGAAAAGTTTCCGCCCCTTGCCCCAGATTTTGTTTTGGAGCTGATGTCGCCTTCTGATGCTTTGGCAACGGTTCAGGCCAAGATGCAGGAGTATCTCGACAATGGGGTTCAATTAGGCTGGTTGATTAACCGTAAAGACCAGCAGGTAGAAATTTATTGCCCTGAGCGCCCGATCGAAACGCTAACAGCCCCCGCTACCCTTTCTGGCGAAGCGGTACTGCCTGGATTTGTGCTCGATTTGAGCCGCTTGTGGGTGGGCTAA
- a CDS encoding tetratricopeptide repeat protein yields MRYSAKWLGLVVLTALMVPAIQLPGLAQNPTDFTQLQIAPTLAQTESAEDRKARADALFAEALQLWRISQFKAAQEKLQQALALYQVIGDKSGEARTLSGLGTIAESLGQFSQALDYLQSALSIQQSIDDPRGEAAILNNIGAVYESLGDYEEALSIHQDALSIYRAIGDRTGEGTSLNNIGSVHKTLTQYEQALTFFRDALAIYQDIDNRLGEGGVLNNIGSVYRALGQYEQALRFFQDALSIRQEIGDRAGEGTSLNNIGAVYRALGQYEQALRFYQDALTIRQEIGDRAGESAALNGLGLVYNDLGHYNQALAFYQDALTISQVIGDRRREATILNNMGATYHFLGQRERALSFYQNALAIHQASRDRLSKATTLINLGLLHTDLGQYEQALTFYNDALVIYQVLGEREGIGQALHSLGIVHDSLGQYEQALAFYQDALAIRRSLGDLPGEGITLGNLGTVHHKLKQYEQALSFHQDAQDVLSEVGDLRGQAIALNNQGFAFIEIGQLPKAELVLRQSIEFFESLRTALPDDQLIAIADTQASAYAALEVALLAQGKTAEALAITERGRAQAFALQLASRLPTSSEQADLANPPIADPYTIAEIQQTARDTNSTLVTYSLIFDQLLFIWVVQSSGTIEFRSVELGDSRDSGLAFNPIAAIDGPVYRSAADESELTELVADSRASIIVESIDTQPDQLKELHKVLIDPIADLLPPDPEAKVVFVPQDSLFLVPFPALQAEDGTYLIEEHTILTAPSIEVFGLANEVAAARSSRASRQSDNALIVGDPVMPTVWTPTASGDFSEAQLSALPGAKTEAEEIGDFLKVTPLIGDQATEAQIKQQLPSASLIHLATHGLLDYGDPRAYGTLDFPGAIALTPGDGEDGLLTSAEILEMELQADLAILSACDTGRGRIIGDGVVGLSRSLITAGVPSVVVSLWQVPDAPTAELMTEFYRQLDQGHDNAQALRQAMLMTLKQRPNPRNWAAFTLMGAAN; encoded by the coding sequence ATGCGATATTCGGCAAAGTGGCTGGGCTTGGTTGTGCTGACTGCGTTGATGGTGCCCGCTATCCAACTTCCAGGGTTGGCACAAAACCCTACAGACTTTACTCAACTACAGATAGCTCCTACCCTGGCCCAAACTGAAAGCGCCGAAGACCGTAAAGCCCGGGCCGATGCGCTGTTTGCTGAAGCCTTGCAACTCTGGCGCATCAGCCAGTTTAAAGCAGCCCAGGAAAAGCTGCAGCAAGCGCTAGCGCTTTATCAAGTTATTGGTGATAAAAGCGGTGAAGCCAGAACCTTGAGCGGATTAGGGACTATCGCAGAGAGCCTAGGCCAATTTTCTCAAGCACTAGACTACCTGCAATCTGCTTTAAGCATCCAGCAAAGTATTGATGATCCTCGCGGTGAGGCCGCTATTCTGAACAATATTGGAGCAGTGTACGAAAGTTTAGGCGATTATGAGGAAGCACTTTCAATTCATCAGGATGCTCTCAGCATCTACCGAGCAATTGGTGACCGCACTGGAGAGGGAACTTCGCTTAACAATATTGGATCCGTACATAAGACTCTGACTCAATACGAACAGGCGTTGACCTTTTTTCGAGATGCTCTCGCCATCTATCAGGATATTGATAATCGCTTAGGCGAAGGAGGTGTGCTTAATAATATTGGCTCAGTTTATCGTGCGCTAGGCCAATATGAGCAGGCGCTTCGTTTTTTCCAAGATGCTCTCAGCATTCGCCAGGAGATTGGTGATCGAGCAGGCGAGGGAACCAGCCTGAACAATATCGGCGCGGTTTATCGTGCGCTAGGCCAATATGAGCAAGCGCTTCGTTTTTACCAAGATGCCCTTACGATTCGCCAGGAGATTGGTGATCGGGCTGGTGAAAGTGCTGCCCTTAACGGTCTTGGGCTGGTCTACAACGACCTAGGACACTACAATCAGGCGCTGGCCTTTTATCAAGATGCCCTTACCATTAGCCAGGTCATAGGCGATCGCAGGCGCGAGGCGACTATCCTCAACAATATGGGTGCGACTTACCATTTCCTAGGTCAGCGTGAGCGAGCTTTGTCCTTCTATCAAAACGCTTTAGCTATCCACCAAGCAAGTCGCGATCGCTTAAGCAAAGCGACTACTCTTATCAATTTGGGATTGTTACACACCGATCTAGGCCAGTATGAACAAGCGCTTACGTTCTACAACGATGCTCTGGTTATCTATCAAGTGCTGGGTGAGCGTGAGGGGATCGGGCAAGCTTTGCATAGTCTCGGAATCGTACACGATAGTCTGGGACAGTACGAACAGGCATTAGCCTTCTACCAAGACGCCCTTGCCATTCGCCGCAGTCTAGGAGACCTTCCAGGCGAAGGGATTACCCTCGGCAATCTGGGAACGGTTCACCACAAGCTCAAGCAGTATGAGCAAGCGCTCTCTTTTCATCAGGATGCTCAGGATGTCTTAAGCGAAGTTGGCGATCTCAGAGGACAGGCTATTGCTCTAAACAATCAAGGTTTCGCCTTTATTGAGATAGGGCAGTTACCCAAGGCAGAATTGGTTTTACGCCAGTCTATTGAATTCTTCGAATCTCTCCGCACGGCTCTCCCAGACGATCAACTGATTGCCATCGCCGACACGCAGGCAAGCGCCTATGCTGCGTTGGAGGTCGCTTTATTGGCTCAAGGTAAAACCGCAGAGGCACTTGCGATTACTGAACGAGGTCGTGCTCAGGCTTTTGCCCTGCAACTGGCTAGCCGTCTCCCGACATCAAGCGAACAGGCAGATTTAGCCAATCCGCCCATCGCCGATCCTTATACCATTGCCGAAATTCAACAGACTGCCCGCGATACCAATAGCACGCTGGTTACCTATTCCCTTATCTTCGACCAGCTCCTTTTCATCTGGGTTGTCCAATCCTCTGGCACCATTGAGTTCCGCTCTGTCGAGTTGGGTGATTCTCGTGACTCAGGGCTTGCCTTCAACCCCATTGCTGCCATCGACGGCCCTGTCTACCGCAGCGCCGCAGACGAATCTGAACTTACAGAACTGGTGGCCGATTCCAGAGCCAGCATCATTGTCGAAAGCATTGATACCCAACCAGATCAGCTCAAAGAACTGCACAAGGTTCTGATCGACCCCATTGCTGACCTGCTACCCCCTGACCCAGAGGCCAAAGTCGTCTTCGTACCCCAGGACAGCTTGTTCTTAGTGCCCTTTCCAGCTTTGCAAGCTGAAGATGGCACTTACCTGATTGAGGAACACACGATTCTGACGGCCCCGTCAATTGAGGTGTTTGGCTTAGCGAATGAGGTCGCAGCCGCCCGCAGCAGCCGTGCATCCCGACAATCCGACAACGCTCTCATCGTCGGCGACCCCGTGATGCCAACGGTGTGGACACCGACCGCCAGCGGTGACTTCAGTGAAGCTCAGCTCTCTGCGCTGCCCGGTGCCAAGACTGAAGCGGAAGAAATTGGCGACTTTTTGAAGGTCACTCCCCTGATTGGCGACCAGGCGACTGAAGCGCAGATCAAGCAACAGCTTCCTTCCGCATCGCTCATCCACCTGGCGACCCACGGGCTGCTGGACTACGGCGATCCTCGTGCCTACGGAACCCTGGACTTTCCCGGTGCAATTGCCCTAACTCCCGGTGATGGTGAAGATGGGCTGCTCACGTCTGCCGAAATTTTAGAGATGGAGTTGCAGGCCGACCTGGCCATTCTTAGCGCCTGCGATACTGGCCGGGGGCGGATTATCGGCGATGGCGTGGTGGGGCTGTCGCGGTCTTTGATTACTGCTGGAGTCCCCAGTGTGGTGGTATCTCTTTGGCAGGTGCCAGATGCCCCGACAGCAGAGCTGATGACAGAGTTTTACCGCCAGCTTGACCAAGGGCACGATAACGCACAGGCACTGCGGCAGGCGATGTTAATGACGCTGAAACAGCGTCCTAATCCGAGAAATTGGGCCGCATTTACCCTCATGGGCGCAGCTAATTAA
- a CDS encoding IS110 family transposase, which translates to MSPNPPKPLEVIAAHAAGIDVGAAEHWVCVPTGDDRCVRCFGCYTRDLEAIADWLESYRVSTVAMESTGVYWLPLFEVLESRGFEVCLVNARHLKSVPGRKSDMLDCQWLQQLHSYGLLQGSFHPAPAMRVLRSYIRHREKLVRSGIVHIQRMQKALEQMNVQLHRVISDITGKTGLSILQAMIAGERDPVKLAQLRDPRIKSSPEEIAAALTGTYREDLLFVLRQEMGLYQTYQRHIQQCDQQIEAYLKQLEAQRDSPPRPPLPPSTSKRKKPKGNAPAFDLRSYLYQLSGVDFTQVDGLDALSVVNILSEVGLDPSRFPSSKHFTSWLGLSPGSRISGGKVLSSRTRKVVNRAATAFRIAAQTLYRSDSALGAFYRRLKSRLGPAKAITATAHKLARIFYRLWRDGTAYEDPGADVYEKRYRQRLVKNLQRKAHSLGLMLVTDTRADLVPESVS; encoded by the coding sequence ATGTCCCCTAATCCTCCGAAGCCGCTTGAGGTGATAGCGGCTCACGCGGCCGGTATTGATGTCGGTGCAGCCGAGCATTGGGTCTGTGTGCCCACCGGTGATGATAGGTGCGTCCGGTGCTTCGGCTGCTATACCCGCGACCTAGAAGCCATCGCCGATTGGCTAGAGTCGTATAGGGTGAGCACGGTCGCGATGGAATCAACCGGCGTCTACTGGCTGCCCCTATTCGAGGTGCTGGAAAGTCGAGGCTTCGAGGTTTGCCTGGTGAATGCCCGTCATCTCAAGAGTGTGCCAGGACGCAAAAGCGATATGCTCGATTGTCAATGGTTGCAGCAACTCCATAGCTACGGCTTGCTGCAAGGGTCTTTTCATCCCGCACCAGCGATGCGAGTTTTGCGCAGCTATATCCGTCACCGGGAGAAGCTGGTGCGCAGTGGCATCGTCCATATTCAGCGGATGCAGAAGGCCCTGGAGCAGATGAATGTGCAACTGCATCGAGTGATTAGCGACATTACGGGCAAAACGGGCCTGAGCATTCTCCAGGCAATGATTGCGGGCGAGCGGGACCCGGTGAAGCTGGCCCAGTTGCGAGACCCGCGTATCAAAAGCTCGCCGGAGGAGATAGCGGCGGCTTTGACAGGAACTTATCGCGAAGACCTGCTGTTTGTCTTAAGGCAGGAGATGGGGTTGTACCAAACCTACCAGCGTCACATTCAGCAGTGCGACCAGCAAATCGAAGCTTACCTCAAGCAGTTGGAAGCCCAGAGAGACAGTCCGCCGCGTCCGCCGTTACCGCCCTCTACCTCGAAGCGCAAAAAACCGAAGGGGAATGCGCCTGCCTTTGACCTGCGGAGTTATCTTTACCAGCTCAGTGGGGTAGATTTCACTCAAGTGGATGGTCTCGATGCCCTCTCAGTGGTCAATATCCTCTCCGAAGTGGGGCTTGACCCTTCCCGCTTTCCCTCCAGCAAGCACTTTACCTCTTGGTTGGGCCTCTCACCTGGCTCGCGCATCTCGGGGGGCAAGGTGCTCAGTTCTCGCACCCGCAAGGTGGTCAACCGCGCTGCCACTGCTTTTCGCATTGCAGCCCAGACCCTCTACCGCTCAGATTCAGCCTTAGGCGCTTTTTACCGACGCTTGAAAAGTCGCTTAGGGCCAGCCAAAGCCATTACGGCGACAGCCCACAAATTAGCTCGCATCTTCTATAGACTCTGGCGCGACGGCACTGCCTACGAAGACCCCGGGGCCGATGTCTATGAAAAACGCTATCGGCAACGACTGGTCAAAAACTTACAACGAAAAGCTCACAGCCTTGGCCTCATGCTTGTTACAGACACTAGGGCTGACCTTGTCCCGGAGAGTGTTTCTTAG
- a CDS encoding beta-lactamase family protein — protein MAFSNRLNELLENESQRHQFSGAVLIKHHVNELFKAAYGDANKSWGIKNETNTRFRIASVSKLFTAVAILQLIDSKKLSVDTCIVDCLDLENTTIPYTVTIGHLLTMTAGIADWFEESGDWAQDWAALCREYSIYQFRHNEDYLPLFINKPPNAPVGQQHQYNNASYILLGLAIAKLSGLSYFDYVRTHIFAKANMISSDFVALDGVDKNVAEGYVPITNAEEDVINWQKNIYSATPEAAADGGATSTVEDLARFAHALRSGQLLSAEMTSAMLTPKVLEDDEPFDGYIWKYGYGNQFLEDEAGTIVRWGHTGEEDGVSCRFYYYPQQNIDVIILANQSECAGNIGWEIHDLILETTP, from the coding sequence ATGGCCTTTTCAAATCGCCTGAATGAGCTTCTTGAAAATGAGAGCCAACGGCATCAATTTTCTGGAGCTGTCCTCATTAAACATCATGTGAATGAGTTATTTAAAGCGGCCTATGGCGATGCCAACAAGTCCTGGGGAATCAAAAATGAAACAAACACCCGTTTCCGTATAGCCTCTGTTTCTAAACTTTTTACAGCAGTAGCTATCCTACAGCTCATAGACAGCAAAAAGCTCAGTGTAGATACATGCATCGTTGACTGTCTTGACTTAGAAAACACGACAATTCCATACACGGTTACTATCGGCCATTTGCTGACCATGACGGCTGGTATCGCCGATTGGTTTGAAGAGTCGGGTGACTGGGCTCAAGATTGGGCAGCTTTGTGCCGTGAATATTCTATTTATCAATTCAGGCATAACGAAGATTACCTGCCCCTGTTTATTAACAAGCCTCCTAATGCCCCTGTCGGTCAGCAGCATCAGTACAACAATGCCAGCTATATTCTGTTAGGGCTGGCGATCGCTAAACTTTCGGGCCTGTCATATTTTGACTATGTAAGAACCCATATCTTTGCCAAAGCAAATATGATAAGCTCCGATTTTGTTGCCCTGGATGGAGTCGATAAAAACGTGGCTGAAGGCTACGTTCCAATCACCAACGCTGAAGAGGACGTTATCAACTGGCAGAAAAATATCTATTCCGCTACCCCTGAAGCGGCTGCCGACGGAGGAGCCACATCGACAGTAGAGGATTTAGCTCGTTTTGCTCATGCGCTCAGATCCGGACAGCTTTTATCCGCTGAAATGACATCAGCCATGCTCACTCCTAAAGTATTGGAAGATGATGAACCCTTCGACGGTTATATCTGGAAGTATGGCTACGGTAATCAGTTTTTAGAAGATGAAGCCGGTACGATTGTTCGCTGGGGCCACACGGGTGAAGAGGATGGGGTTAGCTGTCGCTTTTACTACTATCCACAACAAAACATTGATGTGATTATCCTGGCCAATCAAAGTGAATGTGCCGGAAACATTGGATGGGAGATTCATGACCTTATCCTTGAAACTACCCCGTGA
- a CDS encoding IS4 family transposase yields the protein MPNRAEILKQKYQDSLGLPLAEVLSEGEIAQVLAAQTMSYRRVLYTPIVVVWAWLSQVIDADKSLSQAVKRVSTWLAVAGETLPSEDTGGYSKARKRLPFEGLPPLLARTAAALQAQLKPEHLWCGRRVKAFDGTGIQMSDTVANQQAYPQLSSQKAGCGFPIARVVVWFCVTTGAVLAAAMAPFTTSEWQLARQLYAQLSGDDVVVADSAYGTYADLAWVQAAGADGVFRKHHARHCDFRRGKKLGIGDHLVVWQRPSQCPRSMTPEVFATLPMSLAVREVHLSIQQPGFRPTQIILVTTLLDPKRYPKAKLAELYQLRWQATEVNLRHLKTTLDMEMIAVKTPAMVRKDLWMHLLAYNLLRTLMWQASQQATGVASRLSLQGTRQQFNHFRPELTQAHGDKRHPLYQTLLLLVSTLVVPLRPHRCEPRVVKRRPKPFPRMQQPRSVLKAKLVA from the coding sequence ATGCCGAATCGCGCGGAAATCCTCAAGCAAAAGTACCAAGATAGTCTCGGTTTGCCCTTGGCTGAAGTCCTCAGCGAAGGTGAGATTGCTCAAGTACTCGCCGCCCAGACTATGAGCTATCGACGGGTGCTGTATACGCCCATAGTGGTGGTGTGGGCATGGCTCTCGCAGGTCATCGACGCCGATAAAAGTCTGAGCCAGGCGGTCAAACGGGTGAGCACCTGGCTGGCGGTAGCTGGCGAGACCCTGCCTTCAGAAGATACCGGTGGGTATAGCAAGGCGCGCAAACGCCTGCCCTTTGAAGGGCTCCCCCCGTTGCTGGCGCGCACAGCGGCAGCGTTGCAGGCTCAACTCAAGCCGGAGCACTTGTGGTGTGGACGGCGGGTGAAAGCGTTCGATGGCACTGGGATACAGATGAGCGATACCGTTGCTAACCAACAAGCGTATCCCCAACTCAGTAGTCAAAAAGCCGGTTGTGGCTTTCCCATCGCCCGCGTGGTCGTCTGGTTTTGTGTGACCACCGGAGCGGTGCTAGCGGCTGCGATGGCCCCCTTTACGACCAGTGAGTGGCAGCTGGCACGGCAGTTGTATGCTCAGTTGAGCGGCGACGATGTCGTGGTGGCCGACTCGGCCTACGGCACCTACGCCGATTTAGCTTGGGTGCAAGCAGCCGGAGCCGATGGCGTCTTTCGCAAGCATCACGCCCGACACTGTGACTTTCGGCGGGGCAAAAAGTTGGGCATTGGCGACCATCTTGTCGTCTGGCAACGCCCGAGCCAATGTCCTCGCTCGATGACGCCAGAGGTCTTTGCGACCTTGCCGATGTCCCTGGCAGTGCGCGAAGTTCATTTGTCCATCCAACAGCCGGGATTTCGGCCCACCCAAATCATCTTGGTGACCACTTTGCTTGACCCCAAACGCTATCCCAAAGCCAAGTTGGCCGAACTCTATCAACTCCGTTGGCAGGCGACTGAGGTGAATCTCAGACATCTCAAGACCACCTTAGACATGGAGATGATTGCCGTCAAAACCCCCGCAATGGTTCGTAAGGACCTCTGGATGCATCTCCTGGCCTACAATCTACTGCGCACCCTGATGTGGCAAGCTTCTCAGCAGGCAACTGGGGTGGCATCCCGATTGTCTTTGCAGGGAACGCGGCAACAGTTCAACCACTTTCGGCCAGAACTGACTCAAGCCCACGGTGACAAGCGACATCCGCTTTACCAGACCTTGTTATTGCTCGTCAGCACCTTGGTCGTCCCCCTCAGACCCCATCGCTGTGAACCCAGAGTCGTCAAGCGGCGACCCAAGCCTTTCCCCAGAATGCAGCAACCCCGTTCCGTTCTCAAAGCCAAACTAGTGGCTTGA
- a CDS encoding transposase, with product MIDSQAVKNMCNASVESKGFCFYKATNGIKRHLAVDTLGFPFFTHCTPANRSDDVGLIEMLTQHIDYFRAKPVNIPKITILLDHGYHPDKLTEALEAVYPKIRRKIRFELSPKPSIAAKAARGKSGFVPVAARWVIERSNAWMERCKILIKNFERTLDNATTKLNLCFVRLMLKRLAASS from the coding sequence ATCATCGACTCGCAAGCGGTGAAGAACATGTGCAATGCTAGCGTTGAATCCAAGGGCTTTTGCTTCTACAAAGCCACGAATGGCATCAAACGACATCTCGCCGTCGATACACTAGGATTCCCCTTCTTCACACACTGCACACCGGCGAATCGGTCGGATGACGTCGGTTTGATTGAGATGCTCACCCAGCACATCGATTATTTTCGAGCGAAGCCGGTCAACATTCCCAAAATCACTATCTTGCTCGACCACGGGTATCATCCGGATAAATTGACCGAAGCGCTGGAGGCTGTGTACCCGAAGATTAGGCGCAAGATTCGCTTTGAGCTATCACCCAAGCCATCTATAGCGGCCAAGGCAGCGCGGGGAAAGAGCGGCTTTGTCCCGGTAGCGGCTCGCTGGGTGATTGAGCGGTCTAACGCCTGGATGGAGCGTTGCAAGATTCTGATCAAGAATTTTGAGCGGACCTTGGACAATGCCACTACCAAGCTTAACTTGTGCTTCGTTAGGCTAATGCTGAAGCGGCTTGCAGCCTCTTCCTAG